The Paenibacillus sophorae genome has a segment encoding these proteins:
- a CDS encoding Lrp/AsnC family transcriptional regulator, producing MEQVNELKRKVLELLKEDARRTPELLATLLGAEEEEVKTAIEQMEKDHVIVKYATVVNWDKVDDERVTALIEVQITPERGRGFEGIAERIYLYPQVKSVYLMSGAYDLLVEVEGRNLREVANFVSEKLSPIDSVLSTKTNFTLKKYKQDGIIFEDHEEDNRLMISP from the coding sequence ATGGAACAAGTGAATGAGCTGAAGAGAAAAGTGCTGGAGCTGCTCAAAGAGGATGCCAGAAGAACCCCGGAGCTTTTGGCGACGCTGCTTGGAGCGGAAGAAGAAGAAGTGAAGACTGCGATCGAGCAGATGGAGAAGGATCACGTTATCGTTAAATACGCGACCGTGGTCAATTGGGATAAAGTGGACGACGAGCGGGTTACGGCTCTGATTGAGGTGCAGATTACCCCTGAGCGCGGACGCGGATTTGAGGGCATCGCCGAACGGATTTATCTGTATCCCCAGGTGAAGTCGGTGTATCTGATGTCCGGCGCCTATGACCTGCTGGTGGAAGTGGAGGGCCGCAATTTGCGCGAGGTCGCGAACTTCGTCTCCGAGAAGCTGTCTCCCATTGACTCCGTACTGTCGACCAAGACGAATTTCACCCTTAAAAAATACAAACAGGACGGGATTATTTTCGAAGATCACGAAGAAGACAACCGTCTGATGATCTCCCCGTAA
- a CDS encoding spore coat protein has product MYSQTGNAFMQDEDLLNIILADLKRTVGEYTTATTESACPSVRRTFNDLTMDTLRLHGELFTQMSQLNMYQAPSKALRQELDKEIQNAHQTQQKSQQFVQQKTGGQGAYAQAPNVSQHQANVQNPYYM; this is encoded by the coding sequence GTGTACTCACAAACTGGAAATGCATTTATGCAGGACGAGGATTTGCTGAATATAATCCTGGCAGATTTGAAACGGACGGTCGGGGAATATACGACAGCCACCACCGAATCCGCATGTCCGTCCGTTCGCCGCACCTTCAATGATCTGACCATGGATACGCTTCGTCTTCATGGCGAGCTTTTCACGCAGATGTCGCAGCTGAATATGTACCAGGCTCCTTCCAAGGCGCTGCGCCAGGAGCTGGATAAAGAGATTCAGAACGCGCATCAGACCCAGCAAAAATCCCAGCAGTTCGTTCAGCAAAAAACCGGCGGCCAAGGCGCCTATGCCCAAGCACCGAATGTATCGCAGCATCAGGCTAACGTGCAAAACCCTTACTATATGTAA
- a CDS encoding phage holin family protein, with the protein MRFLGHVVRFIVSALVLLVVGWIVPNFSVGGFWSALMLALVIALLGWIAEGIFGRKTTPFGRGIVGFLVSALVIWLAQFIVAGVSVSIIGAILAALVIGIIDLFLPVSTPFEAAK; encoded by the coding sequence GTGAGATTTTTGGGTCATGTTGTCCGCTTCATCGTGTCCGCGCTTGTCCTTCTTGTGGTTGGCTGGATTGTTCCAAATTTCAGCGTCGGCGGCTTTTGGAGCGCCCTTATGCTTGCTCTGGTGATCGCACTGCTGGGGTGGATCGCCGAAGGCATTTTCGGCCGCAAAACAACGCCGTTCGGACGTGGTATCGTAGGGTTTCTGGTAAGCGCGCTGGTCATCTGGTTGGCACAGTTCATTGTCGCGGGCGTTAGCGTATCTATTATTGGCGCTATCCTCGCGGCTCTGGTCATCGGGATTATTGACCTGTTCCTGCCTGTGTCTACCCCGTTTGAAGCCGCTAAATAA
- the mscL gene encoding large conductance mechanosensitive channel protein MscL yields the protein MWKEFKSFALKGNVLDLAFAVVIGAAFGKIVSSLVDDVIMPVVGLLIGGIDLKSLQYTYGDAELKYGVFLQSVLDFFIIAFSLFLLVKLAGRFKRKREQEAKADPSPTREELLLTEIRDLLKNR from the coding sequence ATGTGGAAAGAGTTCAAAAGCTTTGCGCTGAAAGGAAATGTGCTTGATCTCGCTTTCGCCGTTGTGATCGGGGCTGCCTTCGGCAAAATCGTGTCTTCGCTTGTGGACGACGTTATCATGCCGGTAGTTGGACTGCTGATCGGCGGTATTGATCTTAAAAGTCTGCAATATACATACGGAGACGCAGAGCTGAAATACGGCGTCTTCCTCCAAAGCGTTCTCGACTTTTTTATCATCGCTTTCTCGCTGTTTCTGCTCGTCAAGCTTGCCGGGAGGTTCAAACGTAAACGGGAGCAAGAGGCCAAAGCCGATCCCTCCCCGACGCGTGAGGAGCTGCTGCTAACCGAAATCCGCGACCTTTTGAAGAACAGGTAG
- a CDS encoding DUF350 domain-containing protein, whose translation MEHVIDAWLSHPLGSLLGYFAVAILELVVFLSIFEMVTKYNCWDEIRRGNVAASMATGGKIFGICNVLRFSIQAEASIYETMKWSVIGFALLLIAYFMFEFLTPVFSIDKEIAADNRAVGLTAMLISVSLSYVIGASIL comes from the coding sequence ATGGAACACGTAATCGATGCTTGGCTGAGCCATCCGCTGGGAAGCCTGCTCGGCTACTTTGCGGTTGCCATTTTGGAGCTGGTTGTCTTTCTGTCCATATTCGAAATGGTAACGAAATACAACTGCTGGGATGAAATTCGCAGAGGCAACGTGGCGGCTTCAATGGCGACCGGCGGCAAAATATTCGGCATCTGCAACGTGCTGCGCTTCAGTATTCAGGCCGAGGCTTCGATTTACGAAACCATGAAATGGTCGGTGATCGGCTTTGCTCTACTGCTAATTGCTTACTTTATGTTTGAGTTTCTGACGCCCGTCTTTTCGATCGACAAGGAGATTGCTGCGGATAATCGGGCGGTCGGACTGACGGCGATGCTGATTTCCGTGTCATTGTCCTATGTGATCGGGGCTTCTATTCTGTAG
- a CDS encoding endonuclease MutS2: MDDKILHTLEYQKIINKLMQYIQTPMGLVLAENLKPSGDFEGVKLLLQATDEAATVDRLKGVPSFGGITDIKSSLKRASIGGMLGPHELLAVGNTIGGGRRVKRFLAAMHEEEPIQMLFDLSDLVSEQKPVEDAIRSAIDENAEVLDTASAELSSIRRELRNGETRIREKLDSMIRSSSVSKMLQDQLVTIRGDRFVIPVKAEYRSHFGGIVHDQSGSGATLFIEPESIVAMNNKLRETRLREEREIEIILRKLTALVGEIAEETAYDVDILGQLDFIFAKARLAREMKAARPRMNDRGYLKLRKGRHPLIAAESVVPLDVELGNQYSSIIVTGPNTGGKTVTLKTIGLLSLMSMSGLFIPAEEGSQMCVFDAIYADIGDEQSIEQSLSTFSSHMTNIISILKRMTPKSLVLLDEVGAGTDPAEGSALAIAILEHIHRTGCRMVATTHYSELKAYAYERKGVINASMEFDVQSLRPTYRLLVGVPGRSNAFAIAERLGLPAAVLEHARGEVKEEDLRVEHMIASLEENRLGAENERERAENLRREAEELRGKQRQELEKLENQRDRWLEKAEKDAASIVDKARKEAEQIISDLRRLALEEGASVKEHKLIEARRRLDEAQPSPRKKEPARGATNKQTRQIGPGDEVAVHSLNQKGHVVELSGAKEAIVQLGIMKMKVRLDDLELLSPAKPAAPQPLRQATTVKRTRDENTRSELDLRGANLEEALMETDRFIDEAFLGNLGQIYIIHGKGTGVLRSGIQEYLRKHKHVKNYRLGNYNEGGAGVTVAELK; encoded by the coding sequence TTGGACGACAAGATTTTGCATACGCTTGAGTATCAAAAGATAATAAATAAATTGATGCAATATATACAAACTCCGATGGGACTGGTGTTGGCCGAGAACCTGAAGCCATCCGGTGATTTCGAAGGCGTCAAGCTGCTGCTGCAGGCGACGGACGAGGCGGCGACGGTTGACCGTTTGAAAGGAGTACCGTCCTTCGGCGGCATAACCGATATCAAATCTTCGTTGAAGCGGGCCTCCATCGGCGGAATGCTCGGCCCACATGAGCTGCTGGCTGTAGGAAATACCATTGGCGGCGGACGGCGGGTCAAGCGCTTTTTGGCCGCTATGCATGAAGAAGAGCCGATTCAGATGCTCTTCGATCTAAGCGATCTGGTCTCGGAGCAGAAGCCTGTTGAGGACGCCATTCGCTCTGCCATCGACGAGAATGCGGAGGTGCTCGATACCGCCAGCGCCGAGCTGTCCTCTATCCGCAGGGAGCTGAGAAACGGCGAGACGAGAATCCGCGAGAAGCTGGATTCGATGATTCGTTCCTCTTCAGTGTCGAAGATGCTGCAGGATCAGCTGGTCACCATCCGCGGCGACCGGTTCGTGATTCCGGTAAAGGCGGAATACCGGTCCCACTTCGGCGGTATCGTTCACGACCAGTCGGGTTCGGGAGCAACGCTGTTCATCGAACCGGAATCGATTGTCGCAATGAACAACAAGCTCCGGGAAACACGGCTGCGCGAAGAGCGGGAAATTGAGATCATCCTGCGGAAGCTGACCGCACTTGTCGGTGAAATTGCCGAGGAGACGGCGTATGACGTCGATATTCTGGGCCAGCTTGATTTTATATTCGCCAAGGCCCGCTTGGCGCGGGAAATGAAAGCCGCCCGTCCACGGATGAACGACCGCGGCTATCTGAAGCTGCGCAAAGGGAGACATCCGCTTATTGCCGCGGAGTCCGTCGTTCCGCTGGATGTGGAACTCGGCAACCAGTACAGCTCCATTATCGTGACAGGCCCGAATACGGGGGGGAAGACCGTTACGCTGAAGACAATCGGGCTGCTCAGCCTGATGTCGATGTCCGGTCTTTTTATTCCGGCCGAGGAAGGCAGCCAAATGTGCGTGTTCGACGCTATTTATGCCGACATCGGAGATGAACAGAGCATTGAGCAGAGCCTGAGCACATTTTCCAGCCATATGACCAATATTATCTCCATTCTGAAGCGTATGACTCCCAAAAGCCTGGTCCTGCTCGACGAAGTCGGAGCGGGAACGGACCCGGCGGAAGGCTCGGCATTGGCAATCGCCATTCTGGAGCATATCCACCGGACGGGATGCCGGATGGTGGCAACGACACATTACAGCGAGCTTAAGGCTTATGCCTATGAACGCAAGGGTGTTATCAACGCCAGCATGGAATTCGATGTACAGAGCCTGCGGCCGACATACCGCCTCCTGGTCGGCGTTCCGGGCCGAAGCAACGCCTTTGCGATCGCCGAGCGGCTGGGACTGCCGGCCGCCGTTCTGGAGCATGCGCGCGGCGAGGTGAAGGAAGAGGATCTGCGCGTCGAGCATATGATCGCTTCGCTGGAAGAGAACCGCCTTGGCGCGGAGAATGAGCGCGAGCGGGCGGAGAATCTGCGGCGCGAGGCGGAGGAACTGCGCGGCAAGCAGCGCCAGGAACTAGAGAAGCTGGAGAACCAGCGCGACAGATGGCTTGAGAAGGCGGAGAAGGATGCCGCCTCGATTGTCGACAAGGCCCGCAAGGAGGCCGAGCAGATTATCAGTGATCTTCGTCGTCTGGCTCTGGAGGAAGGGGCGTCGGTCAAGGAGCATAAGCTGATCGAGGCCCGCCGGCGGCTCGATGAAGCGCAGCCTTCGCCCCGCAAGAAAGAGCCCGCACGAGGGGCGACGAATAAGCAGACGCGTCAAATCGGGCCCGGTGATGAAGTGGCTGTACACAGCCTGAATCAGAAAGGCCATGTCGTCGAGCTGAGCGGAGCCAAGGAAGCCATCGTACAGCTCGGCATCATGAAAATGAAGGTGCGGCTGGACGATCTGGAGCTGCTGTCGCCCGCTAAGCCGGCTGCGCCGCAGCCGCTGCGCCAGGCCACGACCGTGAAGCGCACACGGGACGAGAATACCCGCAGCGAGCTGGATTTGCGGGGGGCGAATCTGGAAGAGGCGCTGATGGAGACGGACCGTTTTATCGATGAAGCGTTTCTCGGCAATCTTGGCCAGATTTATATTATCCATGGCAAAGGAACCGGTGTCCTGCGCTCGGGAATTCAGGAATACTTGCGTAAGCATAAGCATGTCAAGAACTACCGTCTCGGCAACTACAACGAAGGCGGCGCGGGCGTTACGGTTGCGGAGCTGAAATAA
- a CDS encoding MFS transporter: MKVSLRGQAALLLAVNGLFVLSGALAGTFLNVYLWKSRQDYAMIGWFTVAQQLALGLSFWLGGKWVKEHNKMNALRLGIAVSGLFYLLVLWLESKVVQYVWPLGIVLGIASGLFWLAFNIVYFEITERENRDAFNGWVGLLGSLTGIVGPWLSGWLISALHGNRGYRLVFIISLCIYGAAAVLSFFLKKRKTSGSYEWLEPWHQLRSGDGDWRVTGTALFFQGLREGVFSFLIGLLVYIAAREESKLGQFTLITSAVSLVSYWAAGKWLRPKFRSAGMLCGALLLVAVIAPMLWAVNYGMLLVMGIGTSLFIPLYMLPMVSTSFDLMGESEESAGKRVELVVLRELCLMTGRLAGTFIFIGILSVSAAPRTVTLLLLGLGAAPLGSWLFLRRMLRRESLPERS; this comes from the coding sequence ATGAAGGTCTCGCTGCGGGGACAGGCGGCGCTGCTGCTGGCGGTTAACGGGTTATTCGTGCTTTCGGGCGCGCTCGCGGGAACTTTTCTGAATGTCTATTTGTGGAAAAGCCGTCAGGATTACGCTATGATCGGCTGGTTTACTGTAGCCCAGCAGCTTGCTCTGGGTCTCAGCTTTTGGCTGGGCGGCAAGTGGGTGAAGGAACATAATAAAATGAACGCCCTGCGGCTTGGCATCGCCGTTTCGGGCCTTTTTTATCTTCTGGTGCTGTGGCTGGAGAGCAAGGTGGTTCAATATGTCTGGCCGCTTGGCATTGTACTTGGCATTGCTTCCGGCCTATTCTGGCTGGCCTTCAACATCGTTTATTTTGAAATTACGGAACGTGAGAACCGCGATGCATTTAACGGATGGGTAGGTCTCCTTGGTTCGCTGACCGGCATCGTCGGGCCGTGGCTTTCCGGTTGGCTGATCTCCGCGCTGCATGGAAACCGGGGCTACCGGCTAGTTTTTATTATTTCGCTTTGTATTTATGGTGCGGCGGCAGTGCTGAGCTTTTTTCTGAAAAAGCGCAAAACCTCCGGCAGCTACGAATGGCTGGAGCCTTGGCATCAGCTGCGTTCCGGAGATGGGGATTGGCGCGTGACGGGGACTGCGCTGTTTTTTCAAGGCCTGCGCGAAGGTGTATTTTCATTTCTGATCGGGCTCTTGGTATATATAGCGGCACGAGAGGAGAGTAAGCTGGGACAGTTCACGCTGATTACCTCTGCGGTGTCGCTCGTCAGCTACTGGGCGGCCGGCAAATGGCTGAGGCCCAAATTCCGGTCGGCCGGTATGCTCTGCGGAGCGCTTCTACTCGTGGCGGTGATAGCGCCTATGCTGTGGGCGGTAAATTACGGCATGCTGCTCGTTATGGGCATAGGGACATCGCTGTTCATCCCGCTGTATATGCTGCCGATGGTCTCCACCAGCTTTGATCTGATGGGCGAAAGCGAGGAGAGCGCCGGCAAGCGCGTCGAACTGGTTGTGCTGCGCGAGCTGTGTCTGATGACCGGACGGCTGGCGGGAACGTTTATTTTTATCGGCATTCTGTCGGTCAGCGCCGCACCGCGCACCGTTACTTTGCTGCTGCTGGGCCTTGGAGCCGCGCCGCTTGGAAGCTGGCTGTTTCTGCGCCGGATGCTGCGCAGGGAATCTTTGCCGGAACGTTCATGA